A region of Desulforamulus hydrothermalis Lam5 = DSM 18033 DNA encodes the following proteins:
- a CDS encoding head-tail connector protein produces the protein MELLEKVKANLILQHNEDDALLQEYIKAAVAYAESYQKKPEGYYAENPMLPTTEQAVIMLSSHFYESRDGSTAGFFGDSVQAGQQVWNTVNLLLRLDRDWKI, from the coding sequence ATGGAGCTTTTGGAGAAGGTCAAAGCAAACCTCATATTGCAACACAACGAAGATGATGCACTTTTACAAGAGTATATCAAAGCCGCAGTGGCCTATGCAGAAAGTTACCAGAAAAAGCCGGAAGGATATTATGCCGAAAACCCAATGCTGCCTACTACTGAGCAGGCTGTCATTATGCTGTCGAGCCATTTTTATGAAAGCAGGGATGGCTCGACGGCTGGCTTTTTTGGGGATAGTGTGCAGGCAGGACAGCAGGTATGGAATACAGTTAACCTTTTGTTGCGGCTTGACCGGGATTGGAAGATATAG
- a CDS encoding head-tail adaptor protein, whose amino-acid sequence MSFGKMRTFVDIISTKPVKDSEGFAEKGDVILASVRAYKEDRHGSEKWANRAAFSQASALFRFRRIPNLEITTDLVLVCRDGRYNIISVEDVKGRGMYIEVLAEKVKSSKA is encoded by the coding sequence ATGAGCTTTGGGAAAATGAGAACTTTTGTGGATATTATCTCAACCAAGCCGGTTAAGGACAGTGAGGGTTTTGCTGAAAAAGGTGATGTTATTCTTGCTTCGGTAAGGGCATACAAGGAAGATAGGCATGGCAGTGAAAAATGGGCAAACAGGGCGGCGTTTTCGCAGGCGTCTGCCCTGTTCCGCTTCCGTAGGATCCCTAACCTTGAAATTACTACAGATCTTGTACTCGTTTGCCGCGATGGCCGGTACAACATTATAAGTGTTGAGGACGTAAAAGGACGCGGAATGTATATTGAGGTGCTTGCGGAAAAAGTGAAATCAAGCAAAGCATAA
- a CDS encoding HK97 gp10 family phage protein, translated as MAKVEVKMPEQFLLKLSRLGERTDEIIPKVLEAGGEVVLSKVKSNLQSVIGSGTKYPSRATGELVNALGLSPAKQDRDGNHNIKIGFTEPRKDGESNAKIANIIEYGKSGQPPRPFLKPAKSATRKSCIEVMKSRLEQELGCI; from the coding sequence GTGGCTAAGGTGGAAGTTAAAATGCCGGAACAGTTCTTGCTCAAGTTATCCAGACTTGGAGAAAGAACAGACGAAATCATACCTAAGGTGCTGGAAGCAGGCGGGGAAGTGGTTCTTTCAAAAGTGAAGTCCAATCTTCAGTCAGTTATCGGGAGCGGCACTAAATATCCGTCCAGAGCAACCGGTGAATTGGTAAATGCTTTGGGACTCTCTCCTGCCAAACAGGACAGGGATGGAAACCACAACATAAAAATCGGCTTTACTGAACCAAGGAAGGATGGGGAAAGCAATGCGAAGATTGCTAATATTATTGAGTATGGCAAGTCCGGGCAGCCTCCAAGGCCCTTTTTGAAACCGGCAAAATCAGCTACAAGGAAGTCCTGCATCGAAGTAATGAAGTCAAGACTGGAACAGGAGCTGGGTTGTATATGA
- a CDS encoding major tail protein produces the protein MATIGLDRLYYAKITENENGEETYDTPVPLAKAITAELSVELAEATLYADDGAAEVVKEFQSGTLTLGVADIGVDAAEVLTGATLDDNNVLISASEDGGTPVAIGFRAKKANGKYRYFWLYRVKFGIPATNLQTKGDSITFSTPTIEGTVMRRNKPDGQGKHPWKAEVSEDDPGVSPETITGWYTEVYEPVFAVGGGSE, from the coding sequence ATGGCCACAATCGGACTGGACAGGTTATATTATGCCAAAATAACTGAGAATGAAAACGGAGAAGAGACATACGACACGCCTGTTCCGCTGGCTAAGGCTATTACGGCAGAGCTTTCTGTGGAGCTGGCAGAGGCGACACTTTATGCCGATGACGGGGCGGCAGAAGTGGTCAAGGAATTTCAAAGCGGCACACTGACTCTTGGTGTTGCAGATATCGGAGTAGACGCTGCTGAGGTTTTGACGGGAGCCACTCTTGATGACAATAATGTGCTGATTTCTGCCAGTGAGGATGGTGGCACCCCTGTGGCAATCGGCTTTAGGGCCAAGAAAGCTAACGGCAAGTACAGGTATTTTTGGCTTTATAGGGTAAAATTCGGCATTCCGGCGACAAATCTGCAGACGAAGGGCGACAGCATTACCTTTTCGACACCCACCATTGAAGGGACAGTCATGAGACGTAACAAACCAGATGGCCAGGGAAAGCACCCTTGGAAGGCGGAGGTCAGCGAAGACGATCCCGGTGTATCGCCTGAAACTATTACCGGCTGGTATACGGAAGTTTATGAGCCGGTATTTGCTGTGGGAGGAGGCAGTGAATGA
- a CDS encoding phage tail protein, giving the protein MADNFGLKIGIEGEKEFKNAIREINQSFKVLGSEMNLVASQFDKQDKSVEAVTARNKVLNKEIELQKEKIATLEKALANAASSFGETDRRTQSWQIQLNNAKAELNKMERELEQSAESADELGDELKESGDNAEKSSSKFEKLGSVLKGVGAAMGAAAAAAGAAAIKLGKEVVEQFGELEQNLGGSEAVFGEYAARIQKTGEEAYKNLGLSQSEYLATANKMGALFQGAGVDQQKSLELTEKAMQRAADMASVMGIDMQTAMESIAGAAKGNFTMMDNLGVAMNATTIEAYALAKGLDFAWNSATNAEKAEIAMQMFFEKTEQYAGNFARESTQTISGSIGLLQASLSSFIAGLGNANADMTNLTQNLVDAFQAVVKNIVPVLENIVAALPEATGAIISAVKDLLPVLLQTVTELFSQVLQTLLSLLPELIPAAVDAVMTIVGALIDNLPLLIDAAVQLITALVMGLGEALPELIPAAVQAVITIVQGLLDNMDKILEAAFTLIQGLAQGLLNALPELIEALPRIITTIIDFVTNNMPKIIELGITLIVQLAAGLVKAIPELVKSLPQIVAAIIEGLGKAVVSVVEIGKNIVKGIWEGIKSLGSWIKDKVSGFFSGIVDGVKNFLGIRSPSTVFEGIGGNMALGIGEGFDKAMARVADDMQNAVPTDFNISPDISVSGRGGFSDLASGPLVVVQQMIVRGEEDIRRISQELYNLMQTGSRAQGRFITA; this is encoded by the coding sequence GTGGCAGACAATTTTGGCCTGAAGATCGGGATTGAAGGCGAAAAGGAATTTAAAAACGCCATTCGTGAGATCAACCAAAGTTTTAAGGTACTGGGTAGCGAAATGAACCTGGTTGCATCTCAGTTCGACAAGCAGGATAAGTCAGTTGAAGCTGTTACTGCAAGAAACAAGGTGCTTAACAAAGAGATCGAATTGCAGAAAGAAAAAATAGCTACTTTGGAGAAAGCGCTTGCCAATGCCGCCTCATCTTTCGGAGAAACCGACAGACGTACTCAGTCGTGGCAAATACAGCTTAATAATGCAAAAGCCGAACTGAACAAAATGGAGCGCGAGCTCGAACAGTCTGCTGAAAGTGCAGACGAGCTTGGGGACGAATTGAAGGAAAGTGGAGACAATGCCGAAAAATCCAGCTCGAAATTTGAGAAGCTGGGCAGCGTTCTTAAAGGTGTTGGCGCGGCTATGGGTGCTGCAGCGGCCGCAGCGGGCGCGGCTGCCATCAAGCTGGGAAAAGAGGTCGTGGAGCAGTTTGGTGAGCTTGAGCAGAACCTTGGCGGTTCTGAAGCTGTGTTTGGAGAATATGCTGCACGTATCCAGAAAACAGGAGAAGAAGCTTACAAGAACCTGGGCTTGTCCCAATCCGAGTACCTTGCCACCGCCAACAAAATGGGCGCACTGTTTCAGGGTGCTGGTGTCGATCAGCAAAAAAGTCTGGAGCTTACTGAGAAGGCCATGCAACGGGCGGCAGATATGGCTTCGGTTATGGGTATTGACATGCAGACTGCCATGGAATCCATCGCTGGCGCAGCCAAGGGTAACTTTACCATGATGGATAATCTGGGTGTCGCCATGAACGCCACTACCATTGAAGCTTATGCTCTTGCAAAAGGGCTGGACTTTGCCTGGAATAGCGCAACCAATGCCGAAAAAGCCGAGATCGCCATGCAGATGTTTTTTGAAAAAACCGAACAGTATGCTGGCAACTTCGCAAGAGAGTCTACCCAGACCATCAGCGGTTCCATTGGTCTTTTACAAGCCTCTCTAAGTTCGTTTATAGCAGGACTTGGCAATGCGAACGCTGATATGACGAACCTAACACAAAATCTTGTGGATGCCTTTCAGGCTGTAGTTAAAAATATCGTACCGGTTTTGGAAAATATAGTGGCTGCTCTGCCGGAGGCAACCGGTGCGATTATCTCAGCAGTCAAAGATCTGCTTCCCGTGCTGTTGCAAACTGTAACTGAATTGTTCTCTCAGGTGCTTCAAACTCTCTTGAGCCTGCTGCCGGAGCTGATTCCAGCAGCAGTAGATGCGGTCATGACCATTGTCGGAGCACTCATTGATAACCTGCCTTTACTCATTGATGCAGCGGTGCAGCTAATCACAGCGTTGGTAATGGGGCTTGGAGAAGCATTACCGGAGCTAATTCCAGCAGCGGTTCAAGCAGTGATCACCATTGTGCAAGGGCTGCTGGATAATATGGACAAAATCCTTGAAGCTGCTTTTACATTGATTCAGGGACTGGCGCAGGGACTTTTAAATGCATTGCCAGAACTAATTGAAGCACTGCCGAGGATAATTACAACAATCATTGACTTTGTGACGAACAATATGCCGAAGATCATAGAATTGGGAATTACGCTTATCGTACAGCTTGCTGCCGGGCTTGTGAAAGCCATTCCAGAACTAGTAAAGTCTTTACCTCAGATTGTTGCGGCTATTATAGAAGGTTTGGGCAAGGCGGTTGTTTCAGTGGTTGAGATTGGTAAGAACATTGTAAAAGGCATCTGGGAAGGTATTAAAAGCCTTGGTAGCTGGATTAAGGATAAGGTTTCCGGTTTCTTTTCCGGTATTGTTGATGGAGTAAAGAATTTTCTTGGAATCAGATCTCCGTCCACTGTTTTTGAAGGTATTGGCGGCAATATGGCACTGGGTATTGGTGAGGGATTTGACAAGGCTATGGCCAGAGTGGCAGACGATATGCAAAATGCAGTGCCGACAGATTTTAATATATCTCCTGATATTAGTGTAAGTGGAAGAGGTGGATTTAGCGATTTAGCTTCTGGGCCGCTTGTTGTGGTGCAGCAGATGATTGTTCGTGGTGAAGAAGACATACGTAGGATTTCACAGGAGTTATATAACCTGATGCAGACAGGTTCAAGGGCGCAGGGACGTTTTATAACAGCGTAA
- a CDS encoding distal tail protein Dit produces MGFIYNGISSQSMKIRARLTKWQVSPALRNSFETVPGKAGIADFGCDISERNIIISCSVLPQRSFAELVSVLDNVAEWLNPENGLKQLVIDDLPDRYFMARLSEAVDCERILRTAGSFELRFVCPDPYVYALEDEIFVLSETGLHELERVKGNTDSNPVYLLKGLISTSSSSYISLITNGEELLIVGSLSEGETLIVDSGMVTAKVIDETGRTLRNGLPSLQDLNFPILRKGVNNIEIAAENATFTELKIQAKSRWR; encoded by the coding sequence ATGGGATTTATCTACAATGGAATATCGTCGCAAAGTATGAAAATACGAGCAAGACTTACCAAATGGCAGGTCTCCCCTGCCCTGCGCAATTCCTTTGAAACTGTGCCGGGCAAAGCAGGTATTGCAGATTTTGGCTGCGACATATCAGAACGAAACATAATAATTAGCTGTAGTGTGCTTCCCCAGCGCAGTTTTGCTGAGCTTGTATCGGTTCTTGATAATGTTGCAGAATGGTTAAATCCGGAAAACGGGCTTAAGCAACTTGTTATAGATGATTTGCCCGACCGATATTTCATGGCTCGCTTATCAGAAGCGGTTGACTGTGAGCGGATATTGCGGACAGCGGGCAGCTTTGAACTTCGGTTTGTTTGTCCCGACCCGTATGTTTACGCGTTGGAAGATGAGATATTTGTTCTTTCTGAAACAGGTCTGCATGAGTTGGAGAGGGTTAAAGGAAATACGGATTCCAATCCGGTTTATCTCTTGAAGGGTTTGATATCAACGTCCTCATCAAGCTATATTTCGCTTATTACAAACGGCGAGGAATTGCTAATTGTTGGCTCATTATCTGAAGGTGAAACTCTGATTGTCGACTCCGGCATGGTAACAGCTAAGGTTATTGATGAAACAGGCCGAACCTTGAGAAATGGCCTTCCCAGCTTGCAGGATCTGAATTTTCCGATTCTCAGAAAAGGTGTTAATAATATTGAGATTGCCGCAGAAAACGCGACCTTTACCGAGTTAAAAATACAGGCAAAAAGCAGATGGAGATAA
- a CDS encoding helix-turn-helix domain-containing protein, producing the protein MYKWQRIKALYAQGVSIRKIAKTVGVSRNTVRKYLRDVNPPEFKARKHEKQLDQYREEIQTMLHKGYIGTRIHKELVQKGYKGSLSSVHRFLRAFKEDDKADKLATTRVETDPGRQMQYDWKEWMLPVAGKPVKIYIHEVVLSCSRMKHYAFSLSITTADVIRALAESFDFFGGYALELVMDNAKQMVITHRGTVSFVTMMIF; encoded by the coding sequence ATGTACAAATGGCAACGTATTAAAGCTCTGTATGCCCAGGGGGTTAGCATCAGAAAAATAGCCAAAACAGTGGGCGTATCAAGAAACACCGTTAGAAAATACCTAAGAGATGTTAATCCGCCGGAGTTTAAGGCCAGAAAGCATGAAAAACAACTTGATCAGTACCGTGAAGAAATCCAAACTATGCTCCATAAAGGCTATATTGGTACAAGAATCCACAAAGAATTGGTTCAAAAAGGCTACAAAGGCTCTTTATCCAGTGTACACCGTTTCCTGCGAGCCTTTAAAGAAGATGATAAGGCCGATAAATTAGCTACTACCCGTGTTGAAACTGATCCTGGCAGGCAGATGCAGTATGATTGGAAGGAGTGGATGCTGCCGGTTGCCGGAAAGCCAGTAAAAATATATATCCATGAAGTAGTCTTATCATGCAGTCGGATGAAACATTATGCCTTCTCTTTGAGTATAACCACGGCCGACGTAATCCGTGCCCTTGCTGAATCCTTTGATTTTTTTGGCGGGTATGCTCTGGAACTGGTAATGGACAATGCCAAGCAAATGGTTATTACCCACCGGGGGACGGTATCGTTCGTTACAATGATGATTTTCTAA
- a CDS encoding Mu transposase domain-containing protein: MQPSACEKYRARTKGKVERPFYYVQEQLLRGLEVDSLSDFAVKLREFQDEYNKRPHSTLGRPPEQMFEEEKAHLLKIPSIEPALLQFKEPRRVSNDGYISYDGNLYPVPMRYCTKRVWTEIIYGRRMKVYDEAGKLLSEFDLYLQKQASRPVHPEHEAMNRQFQEKKTRVRSALVEKFISTFGEAGQVYLEGLRNQAGANLYWHLAEIIRYQNIYTTEEIITAIKECLNIGSFHKNSIKRLLEKKEITPLSLAGYNKTNLNLPSMKIKRDLSYYDLNESEAAIS; this comes from the coding sequence ATCCAGCCATCAGCCTGCGAAAAGTACCGTGCCAGAACAAAAGGAAAAGTTGAACGTCCGTTTTATTATGTTCAGGAACAACTGCTGCGTGGCCTGGAGGTGGACAGTTTAAGTGATTTTGCCGTTAAACTTAGAGAATTCCAGGATGAATACAATAAAAGACCCCACAGCACGTTGGGGCGGCCACCGGAGCAAATGTTTGAAGAAGAAAAAGCACACCTGTTGAAAATACCTTCTATCGAACCGGCTTTATTACAATTTAAAGAACCCAGGAGGGTAAGTAATGATGGCTATATTTCCTATGATGGTAATCTTTATCCCGTCCCCATGCGCTACTGCACAAAAAGGGTGTGGACAGAGATTATCTATGGACGGCGAATGAAAGTATATGACGAGGCTGGAAAACTGCTGAGTGAGTTTGATCTTTACCTGCAGAAACAAGCCAGCCGTCCGGTCCACCCGGAACATGAGGCTATGAATCGTCAATTTCAAGAAAAGAAAACCAGAGTTCGTTCCGCTCTGGTAGAGAAGTTTATCAGCACTTTTGGCGAAGCTGGCCAGGTTTATCTGGAGGGCCTGCGTAATCAGGCAGGTGCCAACCTCTACTGGCATTTAGCAGAAATTATACGCTACCAAAACATATATACCACTGAAGAAATTATTACAGCCATAAAAGAATGTCTGAATATCGGCTCTTTTCACAAAAATAGTATTAAAAGACTACTGGAGAAAAAAGAAATTACCCCGCTTTCTTTGGCTGGTTATAACAAGACAAATCTTAATCTGCCATCAATGAAAATTAAACGTGACCTTTCTTATTATGACCTGAATGAAAGCGAGGCGGCAATTTCATGA
- the istB gene encoding IS21-like element helper ATPase IstB, whose amino-acid sequence MSNKLTSYLESQMKALKLKGVLTHYQEITEKASQNNLSYKEYLSLLFEEELKRKNEGTIRTKINKARFPYIKTLEEFDFSFQPSLREKEIISLSSLDFIEKKENVIFLGPPGVGKTHLSVALGIKACMAKYRVVFITAQKLMEELMLSSRDGSLMDKLLSYSRLNLLIIDELGYMPVSKEQADLLFRLISMRYEKGSIILTSNYNFNEWGEIFSDQVVAAAIIDRLVHHARIFYINGTSYRLKGKLKPENNPLK is encoded by the coding sequence ATGAGCAATAAGTTGACCAGTTATTTAGAAAGCCAGATGAAAGCATTAAAACTGAAAGGTGTACTTACACATTATCAGGAAATCACGGAAAAGGCAAGTCAAAACAACTTGTCTTATAAAGAATACCTCTCTCTGTTATTCGAAGAGGAATTAAAAAGAAAAAACGAGGGAACAATCAGGACTAAAATTAACAAAGCCCGCTTTCCATATATTAAAACATTGGAGGAATTTGACTTTAGCTTTCAGCCTTCACTAAGAGAAAAAGAAATCATCAGCTTAAGTTCTTTGGACTTTATTGAGAAAAAGGAAAATGTAATTTTCTTAGGCCCGCCTGGGGTGGGCAAGACCCACCTGTCAGTAGCCCTTGGTATTAAGGCATGCATGGCCAAATACCGAGTGGTATTTATTACTGCCCAGAAGCTGATGGAAGAATTAATGCTAAGCTCACGGGATGGTAGTCTTATGGACAAGCTCCTGAGCTATTCCCGGCTTAATCTTTTGATAATAGATGAACTTGGTTATATGCCAGTAAGCAAAGAGCAGGCCGATCTTCTTTTCCGCTTGATCTCCATGCGCTATGAGAAGGGAAGTATTATCTTAACCAGCAATTATAACTTTAATGAATGGGGGGAGATATTTTCTGACCAGGTGGTGGCGGCAGCCATAATTGACCGACTTGTTCATCATGCCCGGATATTTTATATCAACGGGACAAGCTATAGGCTAAAGGGCAAGCTAAAACCAGAAAACAACCCATTAAAATGA
- a CDS encoding type II toxin-antitoxin system RelB/DinJ family antitoxin, with protein MANTTNLNIRIDEDLKRQADAIFSELGLNMSTAINMFLRYSVRYGGIPFELRVEKPNAETLAAIDDVNNNRNMSKTFTSVDDLMEDLNA; from the coding sequence ATGGCTAACACCACCAATTTAAACATCCGCATCGACGAGGATTTAAAACGCCAGGCGGACGCTATTTTTTCAGAACTCGGACTCAACATGTCCACGGCGATAAATATGTTTCTGCGCTATTCCGTCCGTTACGGCGGCATCCCTTTTGAGCTGCGCGTCGAAAAGCCTAACGCAGAAACTCTGGCGGCCATCGACGATGTTAACAACAACCGCAATATGAGCAAAACCTTTACCAGCGTCGATGACCTGATGGAGGACTTAAATGCTTAA
- a CDS encoding HNH endonuclease, with translation MPFKPKRPCSHPGCPKLTNGRFCEEHAKQEAARYEKYQRNPAVKKRYGRSWKRVRDRFLTQHPLCEVCQKQGRLTSAEEVHYIVPLSKGGTNATENLMSLCKSCHSAVTAKEGGRWGRNYSRK, from the coding sequence ATGCCATTTAAACCCAAACGGCCGTGTTCTCACCCCGGCTGCCCGAAACTGACGAACGGAAGATTCTGCGAGGAACACGCTAAACAGGAAGCCGCAAGATACGAGAAATACCAGCGGAACCCGGCCGTGAAAAAACGCTACGGCAGGAGCTGGAAGCGCGTCCGTGACAGGTTTCTTACCCAGCACCCGCTCTGCGAGGTGTGCCAAAAGCAAGGCAGGCTGACGTCGGCGGAGGAAGTGCATTATATTGTACCCCTGTCCAAAGGTGGTACCAACGCGACGGAGAACCTGATGAGCCTGTGCAAGTCCTGTCACTCGGCGGTTACGGCCAAAGAGGGCGGGAGATGGGGACGAAACTATTCCCGCAAATAA
- a CDS encoding helix-turn-helix domain-containing protein, producing MLAKRKMSVTELAQKVGITMANLSILKNGKARAIRFSTLEGICKALQCQPGDILEYKNDEDNQEEREV from the coding sequence ATGCTTGCAAAAAGGAAAATGAGCGTCACAGAACTTGCACAAAAGGTTGGCATAACGATGGCTAATCTTTCTATATTGAAAAACGGCAAGGCAAGAGCGATTCGGTTTTCCACACTGGAGGGGATTTGCAAGGCTCTGCAATGTCAGCCCGGAGATATTTTGGAATACAAAAATGACGAAGATAATCAGGAAGAAAGAGAGGTATAA
- a CDS encoding DUF4153 domain-containing protein, protein MDTGNSIIENMVNPRELERMFRKDPEGFKKAFSDAWRQNPDSQVLAVWHERLYFQETTGTDKAPWLRKDFLIMGLLAILAGVSTRILLALCEQQAIAPINLVFGIVPFIAACFVYKNTPKKNILCTLAALFLIAGIYLNMLPLEHKDSIILAYMHLPVFLWVLLGLAFTGNEYGLGSRRLAYLKFNGEFLILYASMAASEMLLTALTMQLFRFIGMDIEEFYFKNVVVFGAAALAVVAAYLVSRNLKLAKNIAPYIAKIFSPLVLATLLVYLITAILVGKNPFLDRDFLLVFNGILLSVLAVTIFSITESGTGEKKTISDYINFALIVLALIIDSVALSAILFRLSSYGITPNRVAVLGVNILIWANLIWVMLSYMRFLRNKTGTSTIQEAVTKYLPVYGIWAAFVTFTFPLIF, encoded by the coding sequence ATGGATACCGGCAATTCTATTATTGAAAATATGGTTAACCCCCGTGAGCTGGAGCGAATGTTTAGAAAAGACCCCGAAGGTTTTAAAAAGGCATTCTCAGACGCTTGGAGACAAAACCCCGATTCGCAGGTTCTTGCCGTTTGGCATGAAAGATTATATTTCCAAGAGACGACAGGTACAGATAAAGCCCCCTGGCTCCGGAAAGATTTCTTAATCATGGGCCTTTTAGCGATTTTGGCCGGAGTAAGCACCAGAATACTTTTGGCACTTTGCGAACAGCAGGCAATAGCCCCTATTAACCTTGTTTTTGGCATAGTCCCCTTCATAGCTGCCTGTTTTGTATACAAAAATACTCCGAAAAAAAATATCCTTTGCACCCTTGCAGCGTTATTCCTAATTGCCGGAATTTATCTTAATATGCTGCCCCTGGAGCATAAAGACAGTATTATCCTGGCTTATATGCATCTCCCCGTTTTCTTATGGGTATTATTGGGGCTTGCATTTACAGGAAATGAATATGGTTTAGGCAGCAGAAGATTAGCTTATCTTAAGTTTAACGGGGAATTCTTAATTCTCTATGCCAGCATGGCCGCCAGCGAGATGCTGTTGACAGCTTTAACTATGCAGTTATTTAGATTTATAGGCATGGATATAGAGGAATTCTATTTTAAAAATGTCGTTGTATTTGGTGCTGCGGCTCTCGCTGTTGTAGCTGCATACCTGGTATCAAGGAATCTTAAACTTGCTAAAAATATTGCGCCATATATAGCCAAAATTTTTAGTCCTCTTGTACTGGCTACGTTGCTGGTCTATCTTATAACGGCTATTTTGGTCGGAAAAAATCCATTCTTGGATCGTGATTTCCTCCTGGTCTTTAACGGAATACTCCTTAGTGTATTGGCCGTCACCATATTTTCCATTACCGAAAGTGGCACAGGCGAGAAAAAGACCATTTCCGATTATATAAATTTTGCCCTGATTGTTCTTGCCCTTATCATTGACAGTGTGGCTTTATCAGCCATATTGTTCAGGCTTTCTTCTTACGGGATTACGCCCAACAGAGTTGCTGTTTTAGGTGTAAACATACTTATCTGGGCCAATCTGATTTGGGTTATGCTCTCCTATATGCGTTTTCTGCGAAACAAAACCGGAACCTCAACGATCCAGGAAGCCGTTACTAAGTATTTGCCGGTTTACGGGATTTGGGCAGCTTTTGTTACATTTACTTTTCCTTTAATTTTTTAG
- a CDS encoding plasmid pRiA4b ORF-3 family protein yields MQIALTKKLADAMGINFPSVREAENQLFSWTANWTKVWDNRRSEDMIVLVNNATRFTVAIYQVKRKNLKNVAEMMRKAISNTLLSMNINPELVEEYMRLAGEVKFVQNRSRQTAAWVTKAGLECAFYVGNEYNGIAKMFNDTVGVPANYHLVNCSGKSNEGFIPYQAMIKALSELTGKQAYKYRALELLVTLDLEVYKAVRRIIVPAGIEFSQLHKVLQSVFGWKNYHLYDFTVFGSNKRKPVARLVPFEEDLEYDEDAILMKGHTLSEFLPKHKHMLYTYDMGDNWEHEIRLLRVIEEYDKESPYLLEASGQTPPEDVGGVGGFVNFREIMLNPSHPEYREMKEWAKYWTTELSDWERRPRVIHI; encoded by the coding sequence ATGCAAATTGCACTGACTAAAAAATTAGCGGATGCCATGGGAATAAATTTTCCTTCCGTACGTGAAGCTGAAAATCAGCTGTTTTCTTGGACAGCAAATTGGACAAAGGTTTGGGATAATCGTAGATCGGAGGATATGATCGTGTTGGTGAACAACGCCACACGCTTTACCGTTGCGATTTACCAAGTCAAGCGGAAAAATCTGAAAAATGTAGCGGAAATGATGAGAAAGGCTATCTCTAACACCCTACTGTCCATGAATATAAACCCCGAGCTTGTGGAGGAATATATGCGTCTGGCAGGCGAAGTGAAGTTTGTCCAAAATCGCAGCAGGCAGACAGCGGCATGGGTAACAAAAGCGGGGTTGGAATGTGCCTTTTATGTTGGCAATGAATATAACGGTATTGCGAAAATGTTCAATGATACGGTTGGAGTTCCCGCCAATTACCACCTTGTCAATTGTTCTGGGAAAAGTAACGAGGGGTTTATTCCCTACCAAGCAATGATTAAAGCACTTTCTGAGCTTACCGGAAAGCAGGCCTACAAGTACCGGGCCCTTGAATTGTTGGTTACACTTGATTTAGAAGTATACAAAGCGGTACGGAGAATTATTGTACCCGCAGGCATTGAGTTTTCACAGCTCCACAAGGTGTTGCAGTCTGTGTTTGGTTGGAAAAACTATCACCTATATGATTTTACCGTTTTTGGCAGTAATAAACGTAAACCAGTTGCCAGACTTGTTCCGTTTGAGGAAGACCTGGAGTATGATGAAGATGCTATTTTAATGAAAGGGCATACCTTATCAGAGTTTTTGCCTAAGCACAAACATATGCTCTATACATATGACATGGGGGATAACTGGGAGCATGAGATCCGGCTTTTGCGTGTAATCGAGGAGTACGACAAGGAATCACCCTACTTGCTGGAAGCAAGTGGTCAAACACCGCCTGAGGATGTGGGCGGCGTTGGAGGATTTGTAAATTTCCGAGAAATCATGTTGAATCCCAGTCATCCGGAATATAGGGAAATGAAGGAATGGGCAAAGTATTGGACAACTGAGCTTAGTGATTGGGAAAGACGCCCAAGGGTGATCCATATTTGA